The Agromyces marinus genome window below encodes:
- the ndk gene encoding nucleoside-diphosphate kinase produces the protein MTTAIEETLVLVKPDGVARNLSGEILRRIEAKGYSLVDIRMLQPSRDLLAEHYAEHEGKPFYEPLLEFMESGPVVAMRVAGNRVIEGFRVLAGATDPTTALPGTIRGDFGRDWGLKVQQNLVHGSDSVESAERELALWFA, from the coding sequence ATGACCACCGCCATCGAAGAGACCCTCGTCCTCGTCAAGCCCGACGGGGTCGCACGCAACCTCAGCGGCGAGATCCTGAGGCGCATCGAGGCGAAGGGGTACTCCCTCGTCGACATCCGCATGCTGCAGCCGAGCCGCGACCTGCTCGCGGAGCACTACGCCGAGCACGAGGGCAAGCCCTTCTACGAGCCGCTGCTCGAGTTCATGGAGTCGGGCCCCGTGGTCGCCATGCGCGTCGCGGGCAACCGGGTGATCGAGGGCTTCCGCGTGCTCGCGGGTGCGACCGACCCGACGACCGCGCTGCCCGGCACGATCCGCGGCGACTTCGGGCGCGACTGGGGGCTGAAGGTCCAGCAGAACCTCGTGCACGGCTCCGACTCCGTGGAATCGGCCGAGCGAGAGCTCGCCCTCTGGTTCGCCTGA
- a CDS encoding Rne/Rng family ribonuclease — translation MVEENGTPPNAPDAEAPRRRGGLFGARRTRRAQVVPQVEQAAPETPDVTDAAPNVSSTGERPVDAEVTAPTTAAAVDAAGAGSTSEQAGEAASALASPPEEGAEPQAGSEPSEGGQADAAEPTATASPIPSALSTTSLIFHAPPVFEQPDRPERSERGERSGDRSDRDRSDRDRSDREQDERDASSVRRRSRRRSGEESRSQGDDPANTVVKVRKPREPELITEPQKVKGSTRLEAKKQRRRDGRDAGRRRAVITEAEFLARRESVDRQMVVRQKGGRIQIGVLEDDVLVEHYVARNQDASLIGNVYLGRVQNVLPSMEAAFVDIGRGRNAVLYSGEVDWEAAAENGEKNQPRRIELALKPGDRVLVQVTKDPVGHKGARLTSQISLPGRYLVYVPNGSMNGISRKLPDTERARLKKILKEVLPENQGVIVRTAAEGATEEQLTRDVTRLISQWKDISETVEKVQAPALLHSEPDLLIKIVRDVFNEDFQKMIIAGDDARRTIEKYLGQVAPDLLERVEAYAGERDAFDEFRITEQIDKALERKVWLPSGGSLIIDRTEAMTVVDVNTGKFVGSGGNLEETVTKNNLEAAEEIVRQLRLRDIGGIIVVDFIDMVLESNRDLVLRRLVECLSRDRTKHQVAEVTSLGLVQMTRKKLGLGLLETFSEPCEVCAGRGIIVHHEPVAKHRAPQQQVERRRNRGGGGNGGGQPQQPATDKAHQGTHAITEDVKNALAQIAASTVSHTEARPAAEAGAEGAAEAAAGAAGEGQAADAAAPRRDGDQPRSGRRGRRRASRGSGSSANAEGERGAQPEPATSAEPSAATEASTTAPARGESPTQAPLIELPEPPARPESRVRVQEDPEALLGSVLDALPAPKAPGEGRSRSRSRRVSTAALSPAGEPPVITRPDEDGSDSAS, via the coding sequence ATGGTGGAAGAGAACGGAACACCGCCGAACGCACCCGATGCAGAGGCCCCCCGCCGTCGAGGCGGGCTCTTCGGCGCACGCAGGACGCGCCGAGCACAGGTCGTGCCCCAGGTGGAGCAGGCCGCCCCAGAGACCCCTGACGTGACGGATGCCGCGCCGAACGTGTCGTCGACCGGGGAACGTCCCGTCGATGCGGAGGTGACGGCGCCGACGACTGCGGCGGCGGTCGATGCCGCCGGTGCGGGCAGCACATCCGAGCAGGCCGGCGAAGCGGCATCCGCTCTCGCATCGCCGCCCGAGGAGGGCGCCGAGCCGCAGGCCGGCTCCGAGCCCTCGGAAGGCGGGCAGGCCGACGCGGCCGAGCCCACCGCGACGGCCTCGCCGATCCCGTCGGCCCTCTCGACGACGTCGTTGATCTTCCACGCGCCGCCGGTGTTCGAGCAGCCCGACCGGCCGGAGCGATCCGAACGCGGCGAGCGGTCGGGCGACCGGTCCGACCGCGACCGGTCCGATCGCGACCGGTCCGATCGCGAACAGGACGAGCGCGACGCGTCGAGCGTGCGTCGCCGGTCCCGTCGCCGCAGCGGCGAGGAGTCGCGCTCGCAGGGCGACGACCCGGCGAACACCGTGGTCAAGGTCCGCAAGCCCCGTGAACCCGAGCTCATCACCGAGCCGCAGAAGGTCAAGGGCTCGACCCGGCTCGAGGCCAAGAAGCAGCGCCGTCGCGACGGTCGCGACGCCGGCCGTCGTCGTGCGGTGATCACCGAGGCCGAGTTCCTCGCCCGCCGCGAGTCGGTCGACCGGCAGATGGTCGTCCGCCAGAAGGGCGGCCGCATCCAGATCGGCGTGCTGGAAGACGACGTGCTCGTCGAGCACTACGTCGCCCGCAACCAGGACGCGTCGCTCATCGGCAACGTCTACCTCGGTCGCGTGCAGAACGTGCTGCCGTCGATGGAGGCCGCGTTCGTCGACATCGGCCGCGGCCGCAACGCGGTGCTCTACTCGGGCGAGGTCGACTGGGAGGCGGCGGCCGAGAACGGCGAGAAGAACCAGCCGCGTCGCATCGAGCTGGCGCTGAAGCCCGGCGACCGCGTGCTGGTGCAGGTCACGAAGGATCCGGTCGGCCACAAGGGCGCGCGCCTGACGAGCCAGATCTCGCTCCCGGGGCGATACCTCGTGTACGTGCCGAACGGGTCGATGAACGGCATCAGCCGCAAGCTCCCCGACACCGAGCGCGCGCGGCTGAAGAAGATCCTGAAGGAGGTGCTCCCCGAGAACCAGGGCGTCATCGTCCGGACCGCGGCCGAGGGCGCCACCGAGGAGCAGCTCACGCGCGACGTCACCCGCCTCATCTCCCAGTGGAAGGACATCTCGGAGACCGTCGAGAAGGTCCAGGCGCCCGCCCTGCTGCACTCCGAGCCCGACCTGCTCATCAAGATCGTCCGCGACGTCTTCAACGAGGACTTCCAGAAGATGATCATCGCCGGCGACGACGCGCGCCGCACGATCGAGAAGTACCTCGGCCAGGTCGCGCCCGACCTCCTCGAGCGCGTCGAGGCGTACGCGGGCGAGCGCGACGCGTTCGACGAGTTCCGGATCACCGAGCAGATCGACAAGGCCCTCGAGCGCAAGGTCTGGCTGCCGTCGGGCGGTTCGCTCATCATCGATCGCACCGAGGCGATGACCGTCGTCGACGTCAACACGGGCAAGTTCGTCGGATCCGGCGGCAACCTGGAGGAGACCGTCACCAAGAACAACCTCGAGGCGGCGGAAGAGATCGTGCGCCAGCTGCGTCTGCGCGACATCGGCGGCATCATCGTCGTCGACTTCATCGACATGGTGCTGGAGTCCAACCGCGACCTCGTCCTGCGGCGTCTGGTCGAGTGCCTCTCCCGTGACCGCACGAAGCACCAGGTGGCCGAGGTCACCTCGCTCGGCCTCGTGCAGATGACCCGGAAGAAGCTCGGCCTCGGGCTGCTCGAGACGTTCAGCGAGCCGTGCGAGGTCTGCGCGGGTCGCGGCATCATCGTGCACCACGAGCCCGTCGCGAAGCACCGCGCACCCCAGCAGCAGGTCGAGCGCCGACGCAATCGCGGTGGTGGCGGCAACGGCGGCGGCCAGCCGCAGCAGCCGGCGACCGACAAGGCGCACCAGGGCACGCACGCGATCACCGAGGACGTCAAGAACGCCCTCGCCCAGATCGCGGCGTCGACGGTCTCGCACACCGAGGCGCGCCCTGCGGCCGAGGCCGGTGCCGAGGGCGCTGCCGAGGCCGCGGCCGGCGCAGCGGGCGAGGGGCAGGCGGCGGATGCCGCAGCTCCGCGTCGCGACGGCGACCAGCCCCGGTCGGGGCGTCGCGGTCGTCGCCGTGCGTCACGGGGGTCCGGATCCTCGGCGAACGCCGAAGGCGAGCGCGGTGCCCAGCCCGAGCCGGCGACGTCCGCCGAGCCGTCCGCCGCGACCGAGGCCTCCACGACCGCCCCGGCCCGGGGCGAGTCGCCGACGCAGGCTCCGCTCATCGAGCTCCCCGAGCCGCCGGCACGTCCGGAGTCCCGGGTGCGCGTGCAGGAGGACCCCGAGGCGCTGCTCGGCTCGGTGCTCGACGCGCTCCCCGCGCCGAAGGCCCCCGGCGAGGGGCGCTCGCGTTCGCGGAGCCGTCGCGTGTCGACGGCGGCGCTCAGCCCGGCCGGCGAACCCCCGGTCATCACCCGTCCCGACGAGGACGGCTCGGACTCAGCCTCGTAG
- a CDS encoding GntR family transcriptional regulator: MRIRLDPTAPGPIFERLADAVRAAVVDGRIGFGERLPPARRLADQLGVNVNTALRAYRLLRDEGFIELHPGRGATVAKRLGHHTALAGAIHDLVDEARLNGVDREALLALVREAWR; the protein is encoded by the coding sequence GTGCGCATCCGTCTCGACCCCACCGCACCGGGCCCGATCTTCGAACGTCTCGCCGACGCCGTGCGCGCCGCGGTCGTCGACGGGCGGATCGGGTTCGGCGAGCGCCTGCCGCCCGCCCGCCGGCTCGCCGATCAGCTCGGGGTGAACGTCAACACCGCCCTCCGCGCGTACCGACTGCTCCGCGACGAGGGGTTCATCGAACTGCACCCGGGCCGGGGCGCGACGGTCGCGAAGCGGCTCGGCCACCACACGGCGCTCGCCGGCGCCATCCACGACCTCGTCGACGAGGCCCGGCTGAACGGCGTCGATCGCGAGGCGCTGCTCGCGCTCGTCCGCGAGGCGTGGCGGTAG
- a CDS encoding vitamin K epoxide reductase family protein, whose protein sequence is MPDSPRAARPVAFAVFLVVAGGLGLLAAFELSVEKVLTLADPAHVPNCNVGVLVGCSTNLASWQGSVFGFPNPFVGLMAWPVVITIGVALLAGARFPRWFWIGLNAGVLGAIVFVGWLIFQSIYVLDVLCPWCMMTWAVTIPTFFAVTFRNLREGVYGANPGARRVGTIGMDWIIVVSAVAYAIVIVLAQAQMNAIPRVLIDLRNLVG, encoded by the coding sequence ATGCCCGACTCCCCTCGCGCGGCGCGCCCCGTCGCGTTCGCCGTGTTCCTCGTCGTCGCGGGCGGCCTGGGCCTGCTCGCCGCGTTCGAACTGTCGGTCGAGAAGGTGCTCACACTGGCCGATCCCGCGCACGTGCCGAACTGCAACGTCGGCGTGCTGGTCGGATGCAGCACGAACCTCGCATCGTGGCAGGGCAGCGTCTTCGGATTCCCGAACCCGTTCGTCGGGCTGATGGCCTGGCCGGTCGTCATCACCATCGGGGTGGCCCTGCTCGCCGGTGCACGATTCCCGCGCTGGTTCTGGATCGGGCTGAACGCGGGAGTCCTCGGCGCGATCGTGTTCGTCGGCTGGCTGATCTTCCAGAGCATCTACGTGCTCGACGTGCTCTGCCCCTGGTGCATGATGACCTGGGCCGTCACGATCCCGACGTTCTTCGCCGTCACCTTCCGCAACCTCCGCGAGGGCGTGTACGGCGCGAACCCCGGAGCGCGACGAGTCGGCACGATCGGCATGGACTGGATCATCGTGGTGAGCGCCGTCGCCTACGCGATCGTCATCGTGCTGGCCCAGGCCCAGATGAACGCGATCCCCCGAGTCCTGATCGATCTCCGGAACCTGGTCGGCTGA
- a CDS encoding DUF4233 domain-containing protein, giving the protein MTDAPMPDGPDAGDAREAEADAAPVSRHRRPRSTRESLGSIVLTFEIIVVFLAALVIWGLSREDGTVFGLPTWAPLAAGGVVILALIVTIPLLRFEWAFVLGWAVQVLLLASGLLNPAMFVVAALFGGMWAYCMIVGGRIDRDRAAAAGPTEPGKESA; this is encoded by the coding sequence ATGACCGACGCGCCGATGCCCGACGGCCCCGATGCGGGCGACGCCCGCGAAGCCGAAGCGGATGCCGCGCCCGTGAGCCGGCACCGCCGACCGCGCTCCACGCGCGAGAGCCTCGGTTCGATCGTGCTCACCTTCGAGATCATCGTCGTCTTCCTCGCCGCCCTCGTCATCTGGGGGCTCTCGCGCGAGGACGGCACGGTGTTCGGCCTGCCGACATGGGCGCCCCTCGCCGCGGGCGGCGTGGTGATCCTGGCGCTCATCGTCACCATTCCGCTGCTGCGCTTCGAGTGGGCGTTCGTGCTGGGCTGGGCCGTGCAGGTGCTGCTCCTCGCCTCGGGCCTGCTCAATCCCGCGATGTTCGTCGTCGCGGCGCTGTTCGGCGGAATGTGGGCGTACTGCATGATCGTCGGCGGCCGAATCGACCGTGACCGGGCGGCTGCCGCCGGCCCGACCGAACCTGGAAAGGAATCCGCATGA
- a CDS encoding bifunctional folylpolyglutamate synthase/dihydrofolate synthase, which yields MTDVIPDSTPEERDAADAVYADLLARVGESAPQPRLDATRRAVELLGDPHRAAPVIHLTGTNGKTSTSRMIESILRAQGLRTGLLTSPHLVRFTERIRIDGEPIADEAVARIWEEIAPVVSIVDDELRSADEEALTYFEALTVLAFAAFADAPVDVVVLEVGMGGEWDSTNVADGQVAVITPIAIDHEQRLGRTVAEIARTKSGIIKPGAEVVTAFQDPAALTVLSEAAERNEASLAVEGGAFAVLDSRVAVGGQLVSVRGLAGEYRDLPVPLHGRHQAENAAVAIAAVEAFLGRQVRLADDVLESGFAAVSSPGRLQLVSTDPTVLVDAAHNPHGAGALAQALGEVFDFDELVVVLGVLADKDVEGIVRALEPTGARFLVTRSESDRAIEADQLAPRVAAVVGADRVDIASRLDDALDDAREWASRADRRGVVVTGSITLVADALAIATDREWTER from the coding sequence ATGACCGACGTGATCCCCGACTCGACCCCGGAGGAGCGCGACGCGGCCGACGCCGTGTACGCCGACCTGCTCGCGCGCGTCGGCGAGTCGGCGCCGCAGCCGCGGCTCGACGCGACCCGGCGGGCCGTGGAACTGCTCGGCGACCCGCATCGCGCGGCACCCGTCATCCACCTCACCGGAACCAACGGCAAGACCTCGACGAGCCGGATGATCGAGTCGATCCTCCGCGCACAGGGGCTCCGCACGGGACTGCTCACGAGCCCGCACCTCGTGCGGTTCACCGAGCGGATCCGCATCGACGGCGAGCCGATCGCCGACGAGGCCGTCGCCCGGATCTGGGAGGAGATCGCACCCGTCGTGTCCATCGTCGACGACGAGCTGCGCAGCGCCGACGAGGAGGCGCTCACGTACTTCGAGGCGCTCACGGTGCTCGCGTTCGCGGCGTTCGCCGACGCGCCCGTCGACGTCGTCGTCCTCGAGGTCGGCATGGGCGGCGAGTGGGACTCGACGAACGTCGCCGACGGCCAGGTCGCGGTGATCACCCCCATCGCGATCGATCACGAGCAGCGCCTGGGGCGCACGGTCGCCGAGATCGCCCGGACGAAGTCGGGCATCATCAAGCCCGGCGCCGAAGTCGTGACCGCCTTCCAGGACCCGGCCGCGCTGACCGTGCTGAGCGAGGCCGCCGAGCGCAACGAGGCGAGCCTAGCCGTCGAGGGCGGCGCGTTCGCCGTGCTCGACTCGCGCGTCGCCGTCGGCGGCCAGCTCGTGTCGGTCCGCGGACTCGCGGGGGAGTACCGCGACCTCCCCGTGCCGCTGCACGGGCGCCATCAGGCCGAGAACGCGGCCGTCGCCATCGCCGCGGTCGAGGCATTCCTCGGGCGGCAGGTGCGGCTGGCCGACGACGTCCTCGAGTCGGGATTCGCCGCGGTCAGCTCGCCCGGCCGCCTGCAGCTGGTCTCGACCGACCCGACCGTGCTGGTCGATGCGGCGCACAACCCGCACGGCGCCGGCGCGCTCGCGCAGGCGCTCGGCGAGGTGTTCGACTTCGACGAACTCGTGGTCGTGCTCGGCGTCCTCGCCGACAAGGACGTCGAGGGCATCGTCCGGGCCCTCGAGCCCACGGGCGCCCGGTTCCTGGTCACCCGGTCCGAGTCGGACCGCGCGATCGAGGCGGACCAGCTCGCGCCCCGGGTCGCCGCCGTCGTCGGAGCCGACCGCGTCGACATCGCATCCCGGCTCGACGACGCGCTCGACGACGCGCGGGAGTGGGCGTCGCGGGCTGACCGACGCGGGGTCGTCGTCACGGGGTCGATCACGCTCGTCGCCGACGCGCTCGCGATCGCGACCGACCGGGAGTGGACCGAACGATGA
- the ileS gene encoding isoleucine--tRNA ligase, with product MYPKGQDPEQQSVTPSPSFPAIEQEMLAHWKADGTFQASIDQREGAEEWVFYDGPPFANGLPHYGHLLTGYAKDVFPRFQTMRGKQVHRRFGWDTHGLPAELEAERQLGITDKVQIEEMGIAAFNRAARDAVLRYTEEWQDYVTRQARWVDFENDYKTLDATFMESVLWAFKTLHEKGLAYEGHRVLPYCWRDQTPLSNHELRMDDDVYKPRQDQTVTVTFPLTGAKAEALGLTAVRALAWTTTPWTLPTNFALAVGPEITYAVVPAGPNGTPDATVLREHAPGGTDDTEVLGAEYLLALDLVGDYAKELGYESADEARAAVSRTVQGAELDGVTYDRLFDYYADVEKYGLERAWRVLVADYVTTEDGTGIVHQAPAYGEEDQRIGEANGIPVVISVDDSGRFLPEVTDVAGLLWSDANKPLTQLLKAEGRLLRQASYEHSYPHCWRCRNPLIYKAVSSWFVRVPEFRDRMSELNDDITWVPENVKYGQFGKWVGNARDWSISRNRYFGSPIPVWKSDDPEYPRVDVYGSFEELERDFGRVPTNPEGEPDLHRPYIDELTRPNPDDPTGKSTMRRISDVFDVWFDSGSMPFAQVHYPFENQDWFDTHNPADFIVEYIGQTRGWFYVMHVLATALFDRPAFENVVSHGIVLGSDGQKMSKSLRNYPDVSEVFERDGSDAMRWFLMSSPVLRGGNLVVTEEGIREGVRQLMLPLWSTWYFFSLYANTAREGGYEASRSTASTDVLDRYLLAKLRDLVEAVTDDYEDFDTTLASQKLRDFGDVLTNWYVRRSRDRFWQGVGEGGSGASSTGTEAFDTLYTVLETLTRLAAPMLPLVTEKVWRGLTGGRSVHLADWPVADEFPADPELVAAMDAVREVTGAVLALRKQAGRRVRLPLASLTVVTTDAASLAPFEAILRDELNVKRVDLVELDDSSAASYGVTKRLTVNARAAGPRLGKQVQQAIQAARGGDWSLDGETVVAGGIALEPGEYDLVLEASGGAEGGSALGLLADGGFAILDVRTTPELEAEGLARDIVRAVQESRKAAGLEVGDRIRLDLTLDAAGAAAAEAHRDLIGRETLAPELLVTVGEVDGDGAHKVGDGSKLLVSVAKLAEEAR from the coding sequence TTGTACCCCAAGGGCCAGGACCCCGAGCAGCAGTCCGTCACGCCGTCGCCGTCCTTCCCGGCGATCGAGCAGGAGATGCTCGCGCACTGGAAGGCCGACGGCACGTTCCAGGCGTCGATCGACCAGCGCGAGGGCGCCGAGGAGTGGGTGTTCTACGACGGCCCGCCGTTCGCGAACGGCCTGCCGCACTACGGGCACCTCCTCACCGGCTACGCGAAGGACGTCTTCCCGCGGTTCCAGACGATGCGCGGCAAGCAGGTGCACCGCCGGTTCGGCTGGGACACGCACGGCCTGCCCGCCGAGCTCGAGGCCGAGCGCCAGCTCGGCATCACCGACAAGGTGCAGATCGAGGAGATGGGCATTGCGGCGTTCAACCGCGCCGCGCGCGACGCCGTGCTCCGCTACACCGAGGAGTGGCAGGACTACGTCACGAGGCAGGCGCGCTGGGTCGACTTCGAGAACGACTACAAGACGCTCGACGCGACGTTCATGGAGTCGGTGCTCTGGGCGTTCAAGACCCTGCACGAGAAGGGCCTCGCGTACGAGGGCCACCGCGTGCTGCCCTACTGCTGGCGCGACCAGACGCCGCTGTCGAACCACGAGCTCCGCATGGACGACGACGTCTACAAGCCGCGTCAGGACCAGACCGTCACGGTCACCTTCCCCTTGACCGGCGCGAAGGCCGAGGCGCTCGGCCTCACCGCGGTGCGGGCACTCGCCTGGACGACCACGCCCTGGACCCTGCCGACGAACTTCGCGCTCGCGGTCGGCCCCGAGATCACCTACGCGGTCGTGCCCGCCGGTCCGAACGGCACGCCGGATGCCACGGTGCTCCGCGAGCACGCACCCGGCGGCACCGACGACACCGAGGTGCTCGGCGCCGAGTACCTGCTCGCGCTCGACCTCGTGGGCGACTACGCCAAGGAGCTCGGCTACGAATCGGCCGACGAGGCGCGGGCCGCGGTCTCGCGAACGGTGCAGGGCGCAGAGCTCGACGGCGTGACGTACGACCGCCTCTTCGACTACTACGCCGACGTCGAGAAGTACGGCCTCGAGCGGGCCTGGCGCGTGCTCGTCGCCGACTACGTCACTACCGAGGACGGCACGGGCATCGTCCACCAGGCGCCCGCCTACGGCGAGGAGGACCAGCGGATCGGCGAGGCGAACGGCATCCCTGTCGTGATCTCGGTCGACGACTCCGGCCGATTCCTCCCCGAGGTGACGGATGTCGCGGGGTTGCTGTGGTCCGACGCGAACAAGCCGCTCACGCAGCTGCTGAAGGCCGAGGGGCGCCTGCTCCGCCAGGCGAGCTACGAGCACTCGTACCCGCACTGCTGGCGCTGCCGGAACCCGCTCATCTACAAGGCGGTCTCGAGCTGGTTCGTGCGCGTTCCCGAGTTCCGGGACCGCATGAGCGAGCTCAACGACGACATCACCTGGGTGCCGGAGAACGTCAAGTACGGGCAGTTCGGCAAGTGGGTCGGCAACGCCCGGGACTGGTCGATCAGCCGCAACCGCTACTTCGGCTCGCCGATCCCGGTGTGGAAGAGCGACGACCCCGAGTACCCGCGCGTCGACGTGTACGGCTCCTTCGAAGAGCTCGAGCGCGACTTCGGCCGCGTGCCGACCAACCCCGAGGGCGAGCCCGACCTGCACCGCCCGTACATCGACGAGCTCACCCGGCCGAACCCCGACGACCCGACCGGGAAGTCGACCATGCGCCGGATCAGCGACGTGTTCGACGTCTGGTTCGACTCCGGGTCGATGCCGTTCGCGCAGGTGCACTACCCGTTCGAGAACCAGGACTGGTTCGACACCCACAACCCGGCCGACTTCATCGTCGAGTACATCGGGCAGACCCGCGGCTGGTTCTACGTCATGCACGTGCTCGCGACCGCGCTCTTCGACCGGCCGGCGTTCGAGAACGTCGTGAGCCACGGCATCGTGCTCGGCAGCGACGGGCAGAAGATGTCGAAGTCGCTGCGCAACTACCCGGACGTCTCCGAGGTGTTCGAGCGCGACGGCTCCGACGCGATGCGCTGGTTCCTCATGTCGAGCCCGGTGCTGCGCGGCGGCAACCTCGTGGTGACCGAGGAGGGCATCCGCGAGGGCGTGCGCCAGCTCATGCTGCCGCTCTGGAGCACCTGGTACTTCTTCTCGCTGTACGCGAACACGGCACGCGAGGGCGGCTACGAGGCATCCCGCTCGACCGCGTCGACCGACGTGCTCGACCGGTACCTGCTGGCCAAGCTCCGCGACCTCGTCGAGGCCGTCACGGACGACTACGAGGACTTCGACACGACGCTCGCGTCGCAGAAGCTCCGCGACTTCGGCGACGTGCTCACGAACTGGTACGTGCGCCGCTCGCGCGACCGGTTCTGGCAGGGCGTGGGCGAAGGCGGTTCGGGCGCGTCCTCGACCGGCACCGAGGCGTTCGACACGCTGTACACGGTGCTCGAGACCCTCACGCGCCTGGCCGCCCCGATGCTGCCGCTCGTGACCGAGAAGGTCTGGCGCGGACTCACCGGCGGTCGGAGCGTGCACCTGGCCGACTGGCCGGTCGCCGACGAGTTCCCGGCCGATCCCGAGCTCGTCGCCGCGATGGACGCCGTGCGCGAGGTGACCGGGGCGGTGCTCGCGCTCCGCAAGCAGGCGGGTCGCCGCGTGCGCCTGCCGCTCGCGTCGCTCACGGTCGTCACGACGGATGCCGCGAGCCTCGCGCCGTTCGAGGCGATCCTGCGCGACGAGCTCAACGTCAAGCGCGTCGACCTGGTCGAGCTCGACGACTCGAGCGCCGCGTCCTACGGCGTGACCAAGCGACTCACGGTCAACGCCCGCGCCGCCGGGCCGCGACTCGGCAAGCAGGTGCAGCAGGCCATCCAGGCCGCGCGCGGCGGCGACTGGTCGCTCGACGGCGAGACGGTCGTGGCCGGCGGCATCGCGCTCGAGCCGGGCGAGTACGACCTCGTGCTCGAGGCGAGCGGCGGCGCCGAGGGCGGCAGTGCGCTCGGCCTCCTCGCCGACGGCGGATTCGCGATCCTCGACGTGCGCACGACCCCCGAACTCGAGGCCGAGGGCCTCGCGCGAGACATCGTGCGCGCCGTGCAGGAGTCGCGCAAGGCGGCCGGGCTGGAGGTCGGCGATCGCATCCGCCTCGACCTCACGCTCGACGCCGCCGGCGCAGCGGCCGCCGAGGCGCACCGCGACCTCATCGGCCGCGAGACGCTCGCGCCCGAGCTGCTGGTGACGGTCGGCGAGGTCGACGGCGACGGCGCCCACAAGGTCGGCGACGGGTCGAAGCTCCTCGTCTCCGTCGCGAAACTCGCGGAGGAGGCACGATGA